In Uranotaenia lowii strain MFRU-FL chromosome 2, ASM2978415v1, whole genome shotgun sequence, one genomic interval encodes:
- the LOC129741713 gene encoding beta-1,4-N-acetylgalactosaminyltransferase bre-4-like, producing the protein MASCSRALAIKATLGAGFLLILLNLLASRWDSTPIGLPRMGTTQWPKRTRTSHEMANHVANLNNNNSNTTTQQRNNDSHTSNHTSASAVAPGDPESSPIATILANGSGLISPNESQPAGDLSGSNSSYSPHNSSAPAAPGGSVMAAVAESSKNSIRPLSSNSEHLIAANSSNSTNTSSSNSSSNSYTSNNNKTKSDSPLHPESSRSGGLIARLVQQESCPPIPPNLDGPYEVDMAYESLTSVEQKLAPKLQPGGQYSPRECAAHDRVAIIVPYRDREQHLPVFLKNMHPFLQKQQIEYGIYIVEQTSGSQFNRASLMNIGFAEAMKQKSWDCMVFHDVDLLPMDDRNLYTCPDQPRHMSVAVDTFGFKLPYNTIFGGVSAMTTKQFRTVNGFSNSFWGWGGEDDDMSNRLKHVGFHIARYPINIARYTMLSHKKEKANPKRYEKLVTGAKRYDSDGLNSLHYQLVNLIRKPLYTWVHVEISPDSS; encoded by the exons ATGGCGTCGTGTAGCCGTGCGCTCGCTATCAAGGCGACGCTTGGGGCTGGCTTCCTGCTGATACTGCTCAATCTGCTAGCCTCGCGCTGGGACTCGACACCGATCGGGCTGCCGCGGATGGG CACAACACAATGGCCAAAACGCACAAGAACCAGCCACGAAATGGCCAACCACGTGGCAAatttaaacaacaacaacagcaacaccaCAACTCAGCAACGGAACAACGATAGCCACACCAGCAATCATACCTCAGCCTCAGCGGTCGCCCCCGGGGACCCGGAATCGTCCCCGATTGCCACCATCCTGGCAAATGGCAGTGGCCTCATCAGTCCGAACGAATCACAACCGGCCGGCGACCTTTCCGGATCCAATTCCTCCTACTCCCCCCACAATTCCTCAGCTCCTGCGGCTCCAGGAGGATCCGTGATGGCCGCAGTCGCTGAAAGTAGTAAAAATTCCATTAGACCTTTAAGTAGCAACAGTGAGCATCTCATAGCAGCTAATAGTTCCAATAGTACCAATACCAGTAGTAGTAATAGCAGTAGCAACAGTTATACTAGTAACAATAATAAAACCAAAAGTGATAGCCCCCTGCACCCGGAATCGTCCCGGAGCGGCGGATTGATTGCGAGACTGGTCCAGCAGGAGAGCTGTCCACCCATTCCTCCCAACCTAG ACGGTCCCTACGAGGTGGATATGGCGTATGAATCTCTTACCTCAGTAGAGCAAAAACTAGCTCCGAAGTTGCAGCCTGGTGGCCAGTACAGTCCTCGCGAATGTGCCGCCCACGATCGGGTGGCCATCATCGTTCCCTACCGGGACCGGGAACAGCACCTACCAGTATTCCTTAAAAATATGCACCCATTCCTACAGAAGCAGCAGATCGAGTACGGGATCTATATTGTGGAGCAAACGTCCGGATCGCAGTTCAACCGGGCCTCGCTCATGAACATTGGCTTTGCCGAAGCCATGAAGCAGAAAAGCTGGGACTGCATGGTATTCCACGATGTGGATCTACTTCCGATGGACGATCGGAATCTGTACACCTGTCCGGATCAGCCGCGGCACATGTCCGTTGCCGTGGACACATTCGGTTTCAAACTGCCCTACaacaccatctttggcggcgtgtcCGCAATGACCACCAAACAGTTCCGCACCGTCAACGGATTCTCCAACTCATTCTGGGGCTGGGGAGGCGAAGACGACGATATGTCCAATAG ACTGAAGCACGTCGGATTTCACATAGCACGCTATCCGATCAATATCGCCCGCTACACCATGCTTTCCCACAAGAAGGAGAAGGCCAATCCTAAAAG GTACGAAAAGCTCGTGACTGGCGCCAAAAGGTACGACAGTGATGGGCTGAACTCGCTGCACTACCAGCTGGTCAATCTGATCCGGAAGCCACTCTACACATGGGTCCACGTGGAGATATCGCCGGAT AGCAGCTGA